The genomic window GGCGTTTCCTATCCGACCATCCGCTCGCGCCTGGACAAGGTGATCGAGGCCCTGCGCGCCGAGATCGGCAAGACCCAGCGCGTGCGCGGCAACGTGCTCGACGCCGTCGAGCCGAGCAAAACGAGCGCCGCAGCGGCGGCGCGAATGATCAAGCAAATCTGATCTGTGGAGAATGCCATGTCCACCCGCGATTTCTTGACGAATCGACCTTCCGGCCCGGCGCCATCCGCGAAGCCGGACGAACAATCACGCCTCGAGGACGCGATGCGCCGAGCGGATGAGCTGCTCGTCACATCGCTTAAGGTTGACGAGCGCCGGCGAAACCGGCGCCGAATAATCCTGTTTTCACTGGGAGGATTGGCCATGATTGGAATCGTTTGTGCGCTGTTGATGGCGTTCAGTGCCGAGTCGGAAAAGGGCGGGCAACTCTCCGCCGAGGGTTGGAAACTTTGGCAAGCCCAACAATTCAACGAGGCCCTCGGCAAATTCGAAGAAGCGGTCAAGCTCGACCCCAAAAACGTGAATGCTTACAACGGCCTCGGCTGGTCGTAATTCAACACCGGCAAGTATGACGACGCTGAGAAATCGTTCAAGAAGACGCTCGAATTGGCGCCGAAGTTTCCGGCAGCGCTGAATGGGTTGGGACAACTCTATTTCCTCCAGCGGAAGTATGACCAGGCGCGGAAATACTTGCTTCAAGCAGCGCCGCAATCGTCGGCGGCGTGGTATGGATTGGCG from Pirellulales bacterium includes these protein-coding regions:
- a CDS encoding tetratricopeptide repeat protein, which gives rise to MSTRDFLTNRPSGPAPSAKPDEQSRLEDAMRRADELLVTSLKVDERRRNRRRIILFSLGGLAMIGIVCALLMAFSAESEKGGQLSAEGWKLWQAQQFNEALGKFEEAVKLDPKNVNAYNGLGWS